The Stomoxys calcitrans chromosome 3, idStoCalc2.1, whole genome shotgun sequence genome includes a region encoding these proteins:
- the LOC106095438 gene encoding cytochrome P450 6d1-like, with translation MLVVLLIWCLIALYVLIKRHYSKWQRLGFATDEPLIPYGSLTKLSRKERHFGLIIADLYEKYTKDKVVGFYMFFKPTLLVRDAELVRQILTTDFGSFHDRGLYVDEKNDPLTASLFNLEGQSWRTLRTKLTPSFSSAKLKAMFETVDAVGDKMIKYLGKELEDGQSHDMEIKRVTTNYAIDIIGSVIFGLDIDSFSNPNNEFRKLSELVVGNEETNFLRRLRNLTSFVSPPVAKFLSSMGVKDSISHRLRDIVSHTIEYREKHGVIRKDLLQLLIQLRNTGKISEDNERVWSTTNETKAEHFKKAMSIDMIAANSFLFYMAGSETTSATISFTLYEMAMYPDIFAKAQNEVDEILERYGLKPDGHLTYEAIQDMKYLDLCVKETTRKYPALPFLNRQCTKQYQVPDTKLVIPEGTAIIISLLGMHRDPQYFPNPLDYKPERFGEDSKDYDAVAYMPFGDGPRHCVAQRMGIVNSKTALVKVLANFNIEPMPRKEIEFVFHTAPVLVPKDGLNIPLSKRK, from the exons ATGTTAGTAGTATTATTGATTTGGTGCCTAATAGCCTTATATGTGCTAATAAagcgtcattattccaagtgGCAACGTCTGGGTTTTGCCACCGATGAACCTCTGATACCTTATGGATCCTTGACAAAACTCTCTAGGAAAGAACGTCACTTtggcctcatcattgccgattTGTATGAGAAATATACGAAGGATAAGGTGGTGGGCTTTTATATGTTCTTCAAGCCCACTCTATTGGTGAGAGATGCTGAATTGGTGCGACAAATTTTGACTACAGATTTTGGAAGTTTCCATGATCGTGGTCTGTATGTGGACGAGAAGAATGATCCGTTAACAGCAAGTCTTTTCAACTTGGAGGGACAATCATGGCGTACTCTGCGTACCAAATTGACGCCTTCATTTTCTTCGGCAAAACTGAAGGCTATGTTTGAGACTGTGGATGCTGTGGGAGATAAGATGATCAAATATTTGGGCAAAGAATTGGAGGATGGTCAGAGCCATGACATGGAAATAAAACGAGTGACGACAAA CTATGCCATCGATATTATAGGTTCGGTTATATTTGGTCTGGACATTGATAGCTTCTCCAATCCCAACAATGAATTTCGCAAACTAAGTGAACTTGTGGTGGGTAATGAGGAAACCAACTTTTTAAGGCGTTTGCGCAATCTCACGAGTTTTGTGAGTCCACC TGTGGCTAAATTTTTATCCTCAATGGGAGTCAAAGATTCCATATCCCATCGTCTTAGAGACATAGTCAGCCATACCATAGAGTATCGTGAAAAGCATGGAGTTATACGCAAAGATTTGTTGCAACTTTTAATTCAGCTCAGAAATACTGGCAAAATATCCGAAGATAATGAACGAGTCTGGAGTACGACGAATGAGACGAAAGCGGAACATTTTAAGAAGGCCATGTCCATAGACATGATTGCCGCAAATTCGTTTCTATTCTACATGGCCGGCTCAGAGACGACATCTGCCACCATATCATTTACGCTCTATGAAATGGCCATGTATCCGGATATATTCGCCAAAGCCCAAAACGAGGTGGATGAGATACTCGAAAGGTATGGCCTTAAGCCAGATGGACATTTAACTTATGAGGCCATACAGGATATGAAGTATTTGGATTTGTGTGTTAAAG aAACTACTCGCAAATATCCTGCCTTGCCTTTCCTCAATCGCCAATGCACTAAGCAGTATCAAGTGCCTGATACGAAACTTGTCATACCAGAAGGCACAGCTATTATAATATCCTTGTTGGGCATGCATCGTGATCCTCAGTACTTTCCCAATCCTCTTGATTACAAACCGGAACGTTTTGGCGAAGACTCCAAAGATTATGATGCTGTTGCCTATATGCCATTTGGTGATGGACCTAGACATTGTGTGG CTCAACGCATGGGTATAGTAAACAGTAAAACTGCTCTAGTGAAAGTTTTGGCCAATTTCAATATTGAACCAATGCCACGTAAAGAAATTGAATTTGTCTTTCATACTGCTCCGGTTTTAGTGCCGAAAGATGGCTTAAACATTCCTCTATCGAagagaaaatga